A section of the Phacochoerus africanus isolate WHEZ1 chromosome 4, ROS_Pafr_v1, whole genome shotgun sequence genome encodes:
- the ADGRE3 gene encoding adhesion G protein-coupled receptor E3 isoform X2 yields MEERRNIASTATFFLQTVESTVLDTALKAPDLKIQKVQNRTLAVETRVVTDNCSQGIMFNLKAQMNSMDIHCDDIIQGDIQGPSAVAFVSFSSLGNIINATFFEEMNDKDRVYLNSQVVSAAIGPKRNTSLSQSVILNFQHVKMKPGIKKIFCVYWKGTKEGGHWSTEGCVLMQANETHTTCSSTHLSSFAVLMAFHSQKHDPALNVITYVGLSLSLLCLLLAALTFLLCKPIQNTSTSLHLQLSICLFLAHLLFLTAIDQTEPKVLCSIIAGALHYLYLASFIWMLLEGLHLFLTARNLMVVNYSIVNKFMKKLMFPLGYGVPAVIVAISAAFKPHLYGTPDRCWLHTDQGFIWGFLGPVCAVICVNFVFFFLVLWILKRKLSSLNSEVSTIQNIRMLTLKATAQLFILGCTWCLGIFQLGPAAHVMAYLFTIINSLQGFFIFLVYCLLSQQVQKWFGEIIKSKSESETHTLSSRFGPDSKSSENKQRQKY; encoded by the exons atggaagagagaagaaacattGCATCCACCGCTACATTTTTTCTCCAGACTGTGGAATCGACTGTTCTGGATACTGCCTTGAAAGCCCCAGACCTAAAAATCCAGAAAGTCCAAAACAGAACACTGG CTGTTGAAACTCGAGTTGTTACAGACAACTGTTCCCAGGGAATCATGTTCAACTTGAAGGCCCAAATGAACTCAATGGATATCCACTGTGATGACATCATCCAGGGAGACATACAAG GTCCTAGTGCAGTTGCCTTCGTTTCATTCTCTTCCCTTGGAAATATCATAAATGCaactttctttgaagaaatgaatgatAAAGATCGAGTTTACCTGAACTCCCAGGTAGTGAGTGCTGCTATTGGACCCAAAAGGAACACATCTCTCTCCCAATCTGTGATTCTAAATTTTCAGCATGTGAAG ATGAAGCCGGGTATCAAAAAGATCTTCTGCGTCTACTGGAAAGGCACAAAGGAGGGCGGCCACTGGTCCACAGAGGGCTGTGTCCTGATGCAAGCAAATGAAACTCACACCACATGTAGCTCCACCCATCTGTCCAGTTTCGCTGTCCTCATGGCCTTCCACAGCCAG AAGCATGATCCTGCACTAAATGTGATCACCTACGTGGGGCTGAGCCTCTCTCTGCTGTGCCTCCTCCTGGCAGCCCTCACCTTCCTGCTGTGCAAACCCATCCAGAACACCAGCACCTCGCTCCACCTGCAGCTCTCCATCTGCCTCTTCCTGGCCCACCTACTCTTCCTCACAGCCATTGACCAAACAGAGCCCAAG GTGCTGTGTAGCATCATCGCAGGTGCCTTACACTATCTCTACCTGGCCTCCTTCATCTGGATGCTGCTGGAGGGCCTGCACCTCTTCCTCACtgcacgcaacctcatggtggtCAACTACTCCATTGTGAATAAGTTCATGAAGAAGCTCATGTTCCCTTTAGGCTACGGAGTCCCAGCTGTGATTGTGGCTATTTCTGCAGCATTCAAGCCTCATCTTTATGGAACACCTGATCG CTGCTGGCTCCATACGGACCAGGGATTCATCTGGGGTTTCCTCGGCCCCGTCTGTGCCGTTATCTGT gtgaattttgtcttttttttcttggtgctaTGGATTTTGAAAAGGAAGCTCTCCTCTCTCAATAGTGAAGTGTCAACCATCCAGAACATAAG GATGCTAACACTCAAAGCAACAGCTCAGCTCTTCATCCTGGGATGCACATGGTGTCTGGGTATCTTTCAGCTGGGCCCAGCTGCCCACGTCATGGCCTACCTCTTCACCATCATCAATAGCCTTCAGGGATTCTTCATTTTCCTGGTGTATTGCCTCCTCAGCCAGCAG